From Rhinolophus sinicus isolate RSC01 linkage group LG15, ASM3656204v1, whole genome shotgun sequence, the proteins below share one genomic window:
- the LOC141568971 gene encoding uncharacterized protein LOC141568971, whose amino-acid sequence MPGAPAGLRGPAPPRAAGWSRAWRSPGSPRCFSPSALVRFFFFFPSCSGFRLPDVSRYPRRRQASGGPWSAPGRTRRASRVCSPHYPAGCPAGSGVCRAAAGAEPRWRRARPCGRAWELRWRRGGWERAAAGRACEQSTQRRRPPLGLAAVGPARTFLASRAAQLPPRRGRPAPASGTARPREAGAQLPATCLSPEPSAQTILLQFAFQSIPQGWILGSYQEDSS is encoded by the exons ATGCCCGGCGCCCCCGCGGGACTCCGGGGCCCAGCTCCTCCGCGCGCAGCGGGCTGGAGTCGTGCCTGGCGCTCTCCCGGGAGCCCGCGCTG tttttcccCTTCCGCCCTCGtgcggtttttttttttttttccttcttgttctggGTTTCGCCTCCCTGACGTAAGCCGCTACCCGCGGCGGAGGCAGGCGTCTGGTGGCCCTTGGTCCGCCCCGGGCAGAACGCGCCGAGCCAGCCGGGTCTGCAGCCCCCACTACCCGGCCGGGTGCCCCGCGGGCTCCGGCGTCTGTAGAGCCGCGGCGGGGGCGGAGCCTCGGTGGCGCCGGGCCAGGCCCTGCGGGCGGGCCTGGGAGCTGCGCTGGCGGCGGGGAGGCTGGGAGAGAGCCGCGGCGGGGCGGGCCTGCGAGCAGTCAACCCAGAGGCGCCGGCCACCCCTGGGGCTGGCCGCTGTGGGCCCCGCTCGCACCTTCCTGGCCAGTCGGGCTGCGCAGCTCCCGCCGCGGCGCGGGCGCCCTGCACCAGCGAGCGGGACTGCGCGGCCCCGAGAAGCCGGAGCCCAG CTCCCTGCCACGTGCCTCTCACCTGAACCGTCTGCACAGACCATCCTGCTCCAGTTTGCTTTTCAATCCATCCCTCAAGGCTGGATCTTGGGAAGCTACCAGGAAGATAGTTCTTAA